Below is a window of Spelaeicoccus albus DNA.
CGGTGATCATGATCATCATCGTGTCGATCCAGTTTCGACTGCTGGGAGAACGTGACAAATGACAATGACTTCGCACGACCGGACCACTGCGTTGCCGCAGCGACGGAGCGGCTCGCGCCGGCGACAGCGAATTCTCATGACGGTTCTGCTCACGATCTTGGCCGTCGCGGTATCGGTGTTGTTCGTGCTTCCGGCGGTCTGGATGCTGTTCGGCTCCCTCGCTCCGGGGAACTCGGTCATCTCGAATGTGTCGCCACTCAGTTGGCACACGCTCATCCCCAGGAAATGGACACTGTCGAACTATCGTGAGTTGTTCGGGGCGCTGGGGTTCCTGCGCCCCATGTTCAACTCCCTGTTCGTGACTTTCGCGTCGGTCGCGATTGGACTGGCGCTTTCGGCTCCGGCAGCGTACGCGCTCGCCGTGGTGCGATTCCGCGGCCGCGAGGTGATCTTCAGTCTCCTCGTCATCGGCTTCATGATTCCTTTCGAGGCCATTGCCATTCCGCTGGCGCACGTCTTCACCGACTGGAACCTGGACAACACCTATGTTGCTCTGATCCTTCCGGGGATCGGGAACGGCCTGGCGATTTTCAACATGC
It encodes the following:
- a CDS encoding carbohydrate ABC transporter permease: MTVLLTILAVAVSVLFVLPAVWMLFGSLAPGNSVISNVSPLSWHTLIPRKWTLSNYRELFGALGFLRPMFNSLFVTFASVAIGLALSAPAAYALAVVRFRGREVIFSLLVIGFMIPFEAIAIPLAHVFTDWNLDNTYVALILPGIGNGLAIFNMRQSFLGVPASLREAAVIDGASDFRILSRIYIPLNGTTMINSGLLIFMGQWTAYLWPLLIVSSDSKQIAAVALARTYTSSLFDFGQLFAAALVISIVPAVVLFVLQRHFSISIATSGER